One genomic segment of Corynebacterium durum includes these proteins:
- the alaS gene encoding alanine--tRNA ligase yields MQTHEIRDRFIQHFVNEGHTEVPSASLILDDPNLLFVNAGMVPFKPYFLGQQNPPFPNGTATSIQKCVRTLDIEEVGITTRHNTFFQMAGNFSFGQYFKEGAIKNAWSLLTSSVEDGGYGLDPERLWVTVYLEDDEAADIWEKKIGLPAERIQRLGMADNYWSMGIPGPCGPSSEIYYDRGPEYGKEGGPVVDDSRYMEIWNLVFMEKERGEGTGKDNFEIVGDLPKKNIDTGLGVERVACLLQDVDNVYETDLLRPVIDAAEKLSGATYGKKHEDDVRFRVIADHSRTGMMLILDGVTPGNEGRGYILRRLLRRIIRSARLLGAQGETMSVFMDTIMDTMTPSYPEIADNRERILKTAVNEEKAFLRTLESGTSLFEEAAASVKASGSTTLAGAQAFTLHDTYGFPIDLTLEMAAEAGLDVDQEGFNALMAEQRARAKADNKAKKHGHVDLSIYREFVDEHPTTFTGFDELESDAKVLGLVVDGELRTEAHEGESVEVIVDITPMYAESGGQLGDRGVITAGNSVLRVGDVQKIGKKLWVHKAVVEHGGVSVGDQVHASVDKQWRHAARQAHSATHLIHAALRQVLGPTAVQAGSMNKPGYLRFDFNYTDPLTPDQLREIETITNQAVDSDWDVNTIETTLDEAKAMGAMALFGENYGDNVRVVEIGGPFSMELCGGTHVKHSSQIGPVAVLGESSVGSGTRRIEAYSGLDSFQYLSRERALAAGLASSLKAPTEELPDRIAQLTDKLKQAEKEIAELNRRQLAALSGEFFAAAYDVNGFKVITMTLPGQVSGSELRTVGTDLKNRLSDQAGVVVLVANDGNKVPFLAAATPKAIERGVKAGQLVGLVGQYCEGRGGGKPDMAQGSGTNIDGASEAFAAVADGLKKL; encoded by the coding sequence GTGCAGACACATGAGATCAGAGACCGCTTTATTCAGCACTTTGTCAACGAGGGACACACTGAGGTTCCCAGCGCGTCGCTGATCCTGGATGATCCTAACCTCCTGTTTGTCAATGCTGGCATGGTGCCCTTTAAACCGTATTTTCTGGGTCAGCAAAACCCGCCATTTCCGAATGGTACGGCCACGTCGATTCAGAAATGTGTGCGTACCCTGGACATTGAAGAAGTGGGCATCACTACCCGCCACAACACGTTTTTCCAGATGGCGGGCAATTTCTCCTTTGGGCAGTATTTCAAAGAAGGAGCAATTAAAAACGCCTGGTCGCTGTTGACCTCATCAGTTGAGGATGGTGGCTACGGGTTGGATCCTGAACGTCTATGGGTCACCGTCTACCTTGAAGACGACGAAGCTGCCGACATTTGGGAAAAGAAAATCGGACTGCCCGCTGAGCGAATCCAGCGTTTAGGCATGGCCGATAACTACTGGTCCATGGGCATTCCTGGTCCCTGTGGTCCGTCCTCGGAGATTTACTACGACCGCGGCCCGGAGTACGGAAAGGAAGGTGGCCCCGTCGTCGACGACTCCCGGTACATGGAGATCTGGAACCTCGTGTTCATGGAGAAGGAACGCGGCGAGGGTACTGGTAAAGACAACTTTGAGATCGTCGGTGACCTGCCAAAGAAGAACATTGATACCGGGCTTGGTGTGGAACGCGTGGCCTGCCTTCTCCAAGACGTGGACAACGTTTACGAAACAGACCTGCTGCGCCCAGTAATTGACGCTGCCGAAAAACTCAGCGGCGCGACCTATGGGAAAAAGCACGAGGACGACGTGCGGTTCCGCGTTATCGCTGACCATTCCCGCACCGGAATGATGCTCATTCTTGATGGTGTTACCCCTGGTAACGAGGGGCGTGGCTATATCCTGCGCCGCCTGCTGCGACGTATCATTCGCTCTGCACGCCTGCTTGGCGCGCAGGGAGAGACGATGAGTGTGTTCATGGACACCATCATGGATACGATGACACCGTCTTATCCGGAGATTGCTGATAACCGCGAGCGCATCCTCAAAACTGCTGTGAATGAGGAAAAGGCGTTCCTTCGTACCCTCGAATCCGGTACCAGCCTGTTTGAAGAGGCCGCAGCCTCAGTCAAAGCCAGCGGTTCCACCACGTTGGCTGGCGCGCAAGCGTTCACGCTGCACGACACCTATGGTTTCCCCATTGACCTCACCTTGGAAATGGCTGCTGAGGCTGGGCTTGATGTGGACCAGGAAGGCTTTAACGCGTTGATGGCTGAGCAACGCGCCCGGGCCAAGGCGGACAACAAAGCTAAGAAGCACGGTCATGTGGATTTGTCCATCTACCGTGAGTTTGTTGACGAACACCCCACCACATTCACCGGCTTTGACGAGCTGGAGAGTGATGCCAAGGTTTTGGGGCTTGTGGTGGACGGTGAACTGCGGACTGAAGCCCACGAAGGCGAGTCCGTTGAGGTTATCGTGGACATCACGCCCATGTACGCTGAATCGGGTGGGCAGCTGGGCGACCGCGGTGTAATCACTGCCGGGAATTCGGTGCTGCGTGTGGGCGATGTGCAAAAGATCGGCAAGAAGCTGTGGGTTCACAAGGCCGTAGTGGAGCATGGTGGAGTGTCCGTGGGGGATCAGGTACACGCGAGCGTCGATAAGCAATGGCGACATGCGGCACGGCAAGCGCACTCAGCAACGCACCTGATCCATGCCGCACTACGGCAGGTCCTGGGGCCGACCGCTGTGCAGGCAGGGTCGATGAATAAGCCGGGTTACCTGCGGTTTGACTTCAACTACACCGACCCGTTGACACCAGATCAGCTGCGGGAGATTGAGACTATCACCAATCAGGCAGTGGATTCTGACTGGGACGTGAACACCATTGAAACCACCCTGGACGAGGCAAAAGCCATGGGTGCGATGGCGCTGTTCGGTGAAAACTACGGCGACAACGTGCGTGTTGTGGAGATCGGTGGACCGTTCTCCATGGAACTGTGCGGCGGCACCCACGTGAAACACTCCTCGCAAATTGGGCCTGTGGCGGTACTGGGCGAATCTTCCGTTGGTTCTGGAACGCGCCGCATCGAAGCTTATTCGGGGCTCGATTCCTTCCAGTACCTGTCCCGTGAACGCGCCCTCGCTGCGGGGCTTGCTAGTTCGCTGAAAGCCCCCACTGAGGAGCTTCCCGACCGCATTGCACAGCTGACCGACAAGCTTAAGCAGGCGGAAAAAGAAATCGCCGAACTCAACCGCCGTCAACTTGCGGCGCTCAGCGGGGAATTCTTTGCCGCAGCGTACGATGTCAATGGCTTCAAGGTGATCACGATGACGCTACCCGGCCAGGTTAGCGGCAGTGAACTGCGCACCGTCGGTACAGACCTAAAGAACCGTTTGAGTGATCAGGCCGGTGTGGTGGTGCTGGTGGCCAATGACGGTAACAAGGTACCGTTCCTGGCCGCAGCGACGCCGAAAGCTATTGAGCGTGGCGTGAAAGCTGGGCAGCTTGTGGGCCTTGTTGGCCAGTACTGTGAAGGACGCGGCGGCGGCAAACCCGACATGGCTCAAGGGTCCGGCACCAATATTGACGGTGCTTCTGAGGCTTTTGCTGCTGTGGCAGATGGGCTGAAGAAGCTGTAG
- the aspS gene encoding aspartate--tRNA ligase, producing the protein MLRTHLAGDLRKETAGQTVTLTGWVSRRRDHGGVIFIDLRDRSGIAQVVFRNSDVAERAHHLRSEFCVRVTGVVEQRPEGSENPNLASGDVELNVTELDILNESAALPFQVDDAASSSGEVGEETRLKYRYLDLRRPTQGEALRLRSAANRAARAVLDSHDFVEIETPTLTRSTPEGARDFLVPARLKPGTFYALPQSPQLFKQLLMVAGMERYYQIARCYRDEDFRADRQPEFTQLDVEMSFVDQDDVIALAEEILVALWKLIGYEISTPIPRMTYADAMRLYGSDKPDLRFDIQIVECTDFFANTSFRVFQNDYVGAVVMDGGASQPRRQLDGWQDWAKQRGAKGLAYILVGEDGELSGPVAKNITEEERAGIAAHVGAKPGDCIFFAAGDAKSSRALLGAARDEIAQRLGLIKEGEWAFTWIVDAPLFEPAADAKASGDVALGHSAWTAVHHAFTSPKPESLDTFDTNPGAALAYAYDIVCNGNEIGGGSIRIHRRDVQERVFAVMGITDEEAQEKFGFLLDAFAFGAPPHGGIAFGWDRIVSLLGGFESIRDVIAFPKSGGGVDPLTDAPAPITAAQRKEAGIDAKPKPKAEKS; encoded by the coding sequence GTGCTGCGCACACATCTCGCGGGTGATCTGCGTAAAGAAACAGCAGGTCAGACAGTCACCTTAACTGGCTGGGTTTCTCGCCGACGCGACCACGGCGGCGTTATTTTTATCGACCTGCGCGACCGTTCCGGTATCGCCCAGGTTGTGTTCCGCAACAGCGATGTCGCTGAACGTGCGCACCATCTCCGCAGCGAATTCTGTGTTCGTGTCACCGGCGTGGTGGAACAACGCCCCGAAGGTTCCGAAAACCCCAACCTTGCCTCCGGCGATGTAGAGCTCAACGTCACCGAATTGGACATCCTCAACGAATCTGCCGCCCTACCATTCCAGGTAGACGATGCCGCGTCTAGCTCCGGTGAAGTCGGTGAGGAAACGCGTTTGAAGTACCGCTACTTGGATCTTCGTCGCCCCACCCAGGGGGAGGCTTTGCGCCTGCGGTCTGCCGCCAACCGTGCCGCCCGAGCCGTGTTGGATTCCCATGACTTTGTGGAAATTGAAACCCCCACTCTCACCCGCTCCACCCCGGAGGGCGCCCGCGACTTCCTGGTTCCGGCGCGCCTGAAGCCTGGTACGTTCTATGCGCTACCGCAATCTCCGCAGCTGTTTAAGCAGTTGCTCATGGTTGCAGGCATGGAACGCTACTACCAGATTGCGCGCTGCTACCGTGATGAGGATTTCCGCGCCGACCGCCAGCCGGAATTCACCCAGCTGGACGTGGAAATGAGTTTTGTGGACCAGGACGATGTGATCGCCCTGGCTGAGGAAATTTTGGTGGCGTTGTGGAAGCTCATTGGATACGAGATTTCCACCCCTATCCCACGCATGACCTACGCCGATGCCATGCGCCTCTATGGTTCCGACAAACCCGACCTGCGTTTTGACATCCAGATTGTGGAATGCACAGACTTTTTTGCCAACACGTCCTTCCGCGTGTTCCAGAACGACTATGTGGGGGCCGTGGTCATGGACGGTGGTGCCTCCCAGCCGCGTCGTCAGCTTGATGGCTGGCAGGACTGGGCTAAGCAACGCGGCGCAAAAGGTCTGGCCTACATCCTTGTCGGTGAAGACGGTGAACTGTCCGGCCCGGTGGCTAAGAACATTACTGAGGAAGAACGCGCTGGCATTGCCGCTCACGTGGGTGCGAAACCTGGTGATTGCATTTTCTTCGCCGCAGGTGACGCGAAATCGTCCCGCGCATTGTTGGGCGCTGCCCGCGATGAGATCGCGCAGCGCCTTGGCCTGATCAAAGAAGGGGAGTGGGCATTCACCTGGATTGTCGATGCACCCCTGTTTGAACCTGCCGCCGACGCAAAGGCATCCGGTGATGTAGCACTGGGGCATTCTGCCTGGACCGCAGTGCACCACGCCTTCACCTCACCGAAACCGGAAAGCCTGGATACTTTTGACACCAACCCCGGTGCCGCTCTGGCCTATGCGTATGACATCGTGTGCAACGGCAACGAAATCGGCGGCGGTTCCATTCGTATTCACCGTCGTGACGTGCAGGAACGCGTATTTGCCGTCATGGGTATCACGGATGAGGAAGCCCAAGAGAAGTTCGGATTCCTCCTTGATGCCTTCGCCTTCGGTGCCCCGCCACACGGCGGTATCGCCTTCGGCTGGGACCGCATTGTCTCCTTGTTGGGTGGCTTTGAGTCCATCCGCGACGTGATTGCCTTCCCCAAGTCAGGCGGTGGTGTTGATCCGTTGACGGATGCCCCCGCTCCGATCACTGCGGCACAGCGCAAAGAGGCGGGGATAGACGCGAAACCAAAGCCAAAGGCCGAGAAAAGCTGA
- a CDS encoding replication-associated recombination protein A codes for MNNTSSQDSLFPSTHTEPPQPTSDYFHPGDHAPLAARMRPRSLDDVVGQEHLLGEGRPLRRLVEGSGEASVILYGPPGTGKTTIASLLSSATGHRFVGLSALNSGVKEVRIVIDQARRDLIHGIRTVLFIDEVHRFSKTQQDALLSAVENRTVLLVAATTENPSFSIVSPLLSRSLLLQLHSLDDAAIRTVLTRALTDPRGLDNRITITDEALDQLVLLAGGDARRALTYLEAAAEAVVDSGELDVATIRDNVNRAVVRYDRDGDQHYDITSAFIKSIRGSDVDAALHYLARMIVAGEDPRFIARRLVIHASEDIGMADPTALQTATAAAQAVQLIGMPEARLNLAQATIHLATAPKSNSVCKAIDAAMADVAAGKGGAVPAHLRDGHYSGAKELGHAVGYKYPHDDPRGVVEQRYIPEDLDDAVYYEPTEHGSEKRQFEFLGRLRRIIRGHN; via the coding sequence ATGAACAACACGTCATCCCAAGACTCGCTGTTCCCCAGCACCCACACTGAACCTCCCCAACCCACCAGCGACTATTTCCACCCCGGTGATCACGCGCCGCTGGCGGCCCGCATGCGGCCCCGCAGCCTTGACGACGTGGTGGGACAAGAACACCTCCTCGGCGAAGGCCGACCACTACGACGGCTCGTGGAAGGCTCCGGCGAAGCATCCGTCATCCTCTACGGGCCACCCGGCACCGGGAAAACCACCATCGCCTCACTTCTAAGCTCCGCCACAGGACATCGCTTCGTGGGACTGTCTGCGCTCAATTCCGGCGTCAAAGAAGTCCGCATCGTTATCGACCAAGCCCGGCGCGACCTCATCCACGGAATCCGCACCGTCCTCTTCATCGACGAAGTTCACCGCTTTTCCAAAACCCAGCAAGACGCACTACTTTCTGCCGTAGAAAATCGCACCGTCCTGCTCGTTGCGGCCACGACAGAAAACCCTTCCTTCTCCATCGTGTCGCCGCTGCTGTCCCGCTCTCTGCTCCTTCAACTCCACTCGCTTGACGACGCCGCGATTCGCACCGTGCTCACCCGCGCCCTCACCGATCCACGTGGCTTAGACAACCGCATCACCATCACTGATGAGGCCCTCGACCAACTCGTTCTCCTTGCAGGCGGGGATGCGCGCCGGGCGCTGACATACCTGGAGGCCGCAGCCGAGGCGGTCGTCGATAGTGGTGAGCTGGATGTTGCCACCATCAGGGATAATGTCAACCGTGCTGTGGTTCGCTACGACCGGGATGGTGACCAGCATTACGACATCACTAGTGCTTTTATTAAGTCCATTCGCGGTTCCGACGTGGATGCGGCCCTGCATTACCTGGCGCGCATGATTGTGGCCGGTGAAGACCCTCGTTTTATCGCTCGTCGTCTTGTCATTCACGCCAGCGAAGACATTGGAATGGCGGACCCTACGGCGTTGCAGACAGCCACTGCGGCCGCGCAGGCTGTGCAGCTTATCGGTATGCCCGAAGCTCGTTTGAATCTGGCGCAAGCCACCATCCACCTTGCGACGGCGCCAAAATCCAACTCCGTATGTAAGGCTATCGACGCTGCGATGGCCGATGTTGCCGCAGGTAAAGGCGGCGCGGTACCTGCGCACCTACGGGACGGGCACTATTCCGGTGCCAAGGAGCTGGGTCACGCGGTGGGCTATAAGTATCCCCATGATGATCCGAGGGGAGTGGTGGAACAGCGCTACATTCCCGAGGATCTTGATGATGCCGTGTATTACGAACCCACCGAGCATGGGTCGGAAAAACGTCAGTTCGAGTTTCTTGGTCGCCTACGCCGTATTATTCGAGGTCACAACTAG
- the ypfJ gene encoding KPN_02809 family neutral zinc metallopeptidase — translation MTFRGDLRKTSDRAQRTGGGGGGTIAVGGGIGTLVLVGLFLLLGGNPSDIGQIIGNEQQQSQPALPQGSQHPCETGEDANKYVDCRVELTGQSLDRVWSSILPQQAGIAYTKPGLTMFTNSTNTGCGRASSSTGPFYCPSDKTAYFDVSFFEQLTSLGGANAPLAQEYIVAHEFGHHIQQLESTLGLSNYNDPGEDSNAVKIELQADCYAGIWAHHAQKGPDADLEPITDQQVQDAVDTARAVGDDNIQQRSGGGVRPDTWTHGSSDQRQQAFLAGYRAGTMSACDTLERGAYQG, via the coding sequence ATGACGTTTCGTGGTGATCTACGCAAAACCTCCGACCGTGCCCAACGCACCGGGGGCGGTGGCGGCGGGACCATCGCCGTGGGCGGCGGCATAGGCACTCTTGTGTTGGTCGGGCTTTTCCTCCTGCTGGGCGGAAACCCCTCCGACATCGGCCAGATCATTGGTAATGAGCAGCAACAAAGCCAGCCCGCACTCCCTCAAGGTTCGCAACATCCCTGCGAAACGGGTGAAGATGCCAACAAGTACGTTGATTGCCGCGTGGAGTTGACCGGACAGTCTTTGGACCGCGTGTGGTCATCCATTCTGCCCCAACAAGCGGGGATTGCCTACACAAAACCCGGGCTTACGATGTTCACCAACTCCACGAACACGGGGTGCGGGCGCGCGTCCTCCAGCACTGGCCCCTTCTACTGTCCCAGCGACAAAACCGCGTATTTTGACGTATCGTTTTTTGAGCAGCTCACCTCACTGGGTGGTGCGAATGCCCCATTGGCCCAGGAATATATTGTCGCGCACGAATTCGGCCACCACATTCAGCAATTGGAAAGCACGCTGGGCCTGAGCAACTACAACGACCCGGGTGAGGATTCCAACGCCGTGAAAATTGAGTTGCAGGCCGACTGTTATGCCGGCATCTGGGCGCACCACGCACAAAAAGGCCCTGATGCTGACCTGGAGCCGATTACCGACCAGCAGGTGCAGGATGCCGTGGATACTGCCCGCGCGGTCGGCGACGACAACATCCAGCAGCGTTCCGGCGGCGGTGTCCGCCCCGATACCTGGACCCACGGCTCGTCTGATCAGCGCCAGCAAGCCTTCCTGGCGGGATACCGTGCGGGCACTATGAGCGCCTGCGACACGTTGGAACGTGGCGCTTACCAGGGGTAG
- the ruvX gene encoding Holliday junction resolvase RuvX, translating into MQPTPDKPGRDDPGQGRRLALDVGTVRIGVAVSDRGCILATPVETISRETMFDDDDKADIDRILRLINEYDVVEVVIGLPRTLKGKGSSSVKHATDIASRVSRRLAGEEKLIPVRMADERLTTVTATQALRASGVKAKAGRTIIDQAAAVEILQSWLDERNNYLQACDSANEVGDY; encoded by the coding sequence ATGCAGCCAACCCCAGACAAGCCAGGCAGGGACGATCCGGGACAGGGGCGAAGGCTGGCACTGGACGTTGGTACTGTGCGTATCGGAGTGGCAGTCTCTGACCGGGGCTGTATCCTGGCAACGCCGGTGGAAACCATATCCAGGGAAACCATGTTCGATGACGACGATAAAGCCGATATTGACCGCATACTGCGCTTGATCAATGAGTACGACGTGGTAGAAGTGGTTATTGGCCTACCTCGCACGCTGAAAGGCAAAGGCTCTTCCAGTGTCAAACACGCCACAGATATTGCTTCTAGGGTTAGCCGCAGGTTAGCTGGTGAAGAAAAATTAATCCCCGTGCGCATGGCAGATGAACGGCTCACCACCGTCACCGCTACGCAGGCATTACGTGCCAGCGGGGTAAAAGCGAAAGCAGGACGCACCATTATCGATCAAGCCGCTGCGGTGGAAATACTGCAAAGTTGGCTTGATGAACGGAATAATTACTTACAAGCATGCGACTCAGCTAACGAAGTAGGTGACTACTGA
- a CDS encoding phosphotransferase, giving the protein MRGTDEIVAVAEELLSKRFGGTQSLTDIEKLGGSGTAIVLRARVAPSPFLQQRSVVLKYTPATNDSMDDAALIREVVSYQFTTSLPKDVRPGPVLLAYDIDSRLLVISDSGEGETFADLLNYSGPEQRLQLLRNLGQSIGRMHAGTADRERHFDILLTRMLSRYPDTAELHEMRDASLLVSIDNGVELLSNADVQVPHVVRDFATDAQRRLASGQHRAFTPFDLSPDNIIYAERTQFLDYEWAGFRDSTFDVACVVAGFPQFLFPHTITDVEADAFIESWVREVSGIWPNVNNRVRLQARIVTALIGWALASISYLYFGSMNQLVSELGNRPDSDSDIPDAATEALATANIDPFDDVLSNPSLGSIVGEGSIARQDLLETFEALTRYASRGDDPRFPEVAAFANSVVERLQAMEQ; this is encoded by the coding sequence ATGCGTGGCACCGACGAGATCGTGGCTGTCGCCGAGGAACTGCTATCCAAACGATTCGGCGGAACCCAGTCACTCACGGACATCGAAAAACTCGGCGGATCCGGCACCGCCATTGTGCTCCGCGCCCGCGTCGCCCCCTCACCATTCCTTCAACAACGCTCCGTGGTGCTGAAATACACTCCCGCCACCAATGACAGCATGGACGACGCTGCCCTGATCAGGGAAGTAGTGTCCTATCAATTCACCACATCTTTGCCCAAAGACGTCCGCCCGGGACCCGTCCTTTTGGCCTATGACATTGACAGCAGGCTGCTTGTTATCTCCGACTCTGGGGAAGGCGAGACGTTTGCCGACCTGCTCAACTACTCAGGGCCTGAACAGCGCCTGCAACTCCTGCGTAACCTTGGTCAGTCCATCGGACGCATGCACGCAGGCACGGCCGACCGGGAGCGGCACTTTGACATTCTGCTTACCCGCATGCTCAGCCGATACCCAGACACCGCTGAACTGCACGAAATGCGTGACGCCTCTCTGTTGGTCTCTATTGACAATGGCGTCGAGCTACTGAGCAACGCTGACGTGCAGGTACCGCACGTTGTTCGGGACTTCGCCACTGACGCGCAGCGTCGATTAGCGTCCGGCCAACACCGAGCCTTTACACCCTTCGACCTGTCACCCGACAACATCATCTATGCCGAGCGCACGCAGTTCCTCGACTACGAATGGGCCGGATTCCGGGACTCCACCTTCGATGTCGCTTGTGTTGTCGCCGGATTCCCACAATTCCTGTTCCCGCACACCATTACGGATGTAGAGGCAGACGCCTTCATCGAATCCTGGGTGCGGGAAGTCAGCGGAATCTGGCCCAACGTCAACAACCGTGTTCGCCTTCAAGCGCGCATCGTCACCGCACTCATCGGCTGGGCATTGGCAAGCATCTCCTACCTCTACTTCGGATCCATGAACCAGCTGGTCTCCGAGCTGGGAAACCGTCCAGACTCCGACTCCGATATACCCGACGCAGCCACCGAAGCCCTGGCAACTGCCAACATAGACCCGTTCGACGACGTGCTCTCCAACCCAAGCCTCGGTTCCATCGTCGGTGAAGGAAGCATCGCACGCCAAGACCTCCTGGAAACTTTCGAAGCGCTCACTCGTTACGCTTCACGTGGCGACGATCCCCGCTTCCCCGAAGTGGCGGCATTCGCCAACTCAGTGGTAGAACGCCTACAAGCAATGGAGCAGTAA